The Calothrix sp. PCC 7507 DNA segment AACTTCTTACTTTCCGCTAAGGCTGCTTCTCCCAGTTTTTCGCCTGTGGTTTCCAATGCCTTAGTTAAAACTATAGTAGCGATCGCTGTCGCCACCGCAGTCAATGTTACTGGTTCCATAAATTAGCAATAATATTAAGCGATTATACTGATATTGCCCAGTTTAACAATTCCCCAGCCTACTAATCTGTCAATAAATAATTGATGGATAAATTCCCCGTAGAGACGGCGATTTATCGCGTCTCTCTCTTGATTTATCGCGTCTCTCTCTGAATGATCAACAATAAAAGAATACAGTTAAATCCAGAGTGCGCTTATGACGGCTGATGTCACATCTACTGCTACCCCTAATCTTGCAGTCATATCTCAAGCTGTGGCGGCGTATCGAGGCGAGGGGGGTAAACTTCCCAAAGCTGCTTTATTGGTGGATGCGTTACTCCAAGCAGAAAAAGTAGCCAAGCAGCAACGGCTAGCTTATAACTTTGAGTCTCTTCTCGGTAAATGGCGGCTGTGTTTTGCTACGGGTACTCGCAAAGTCAGACAGCGTGGGGGAATTGTCTTAGGTAAGGGGATTTATCTGCCCAAATTTGCAGCAGCCTATATTTCCTTTAGTGCTGATTTAGCCGATAATTCTGGCAGAGGCGAAATTGGCAATCAGGTACAAGTAGGCTTAGTGTCGTTGCAGCTGACAGGCCCAGCCAAATATTTAGGTAAGAAAAACTTATTGGCGTTTGACTTCACCCAAATGCAAATCAGTCTGTTTGATCGTACTGTTTACAAAGGTCAAATTCGCTCTAGTAAAGCTCAAGGTGAAGATTTCCACAACCAAGCCATAGCTAAACAGGCATTCTTTGCCTTCTTTATGATGACAGAAAATGCGATCGCAGCTCGTGGACGCGGTGGAGGCTTGGCGCTGTGGATTCGAGAAACTTAAATAAAACTTACGCAAATGTCATATTTTTCACGCGATAGGTTGTCAAAAATCAAGTGTTTACACTGAGCGTAGTCGAAGTGTAAACACTTGACTCCTATAACAAATGCCGAAAAAATTAATATCAGACGGAATTATTTAGCAGAACTGGCGATCGCTAATTCCGGAGCTTTGCTAAACTGGTTTCTAGGACGGGGTAAACCCAGATTTTCGCGCAAGGTACTGGCTTCGTATTCGGTGCGGAACAATCCCCGGCGTTGCAGTTCTGGAATCACTAACTCCACAAACTCATCTAATCCCCCTGGCAACCAAGGTGGCATAATATTAAAACCATCAGCACCGCCATTGACAAACCAATCTTCCAGTAAATCAGCAATTTGTGTAGGTGTACCGACAATTTGACGATGACCCCGCGCCCCTGCAATCCACAAATATAATTGTCTAATGGTTAAATTCTCTCTGTGAGCCAGATCAGTTAGTAATTTTTGACGACTTTTACCACCGTTAGTCTCTGGTAGTTCTGGTAAAGGGCCGTCCAAAGGGTAGGCGGAGAGATCGAATCCCCCAATCATTCCCCCCAATAAATTTAAGCCAACTACTGGATCGATTAACTCTTGAATCTGGTCAAATTTGTCCTGGGCTTCCTGCTCAGTTCTGCCGATCACAGGGAATATCCCTGGCATAATTTTAAGATGATCAGGCGATCGGCCATATTGAGCCAGTCTCCCTTTCACATCTGCATAAAACCCTTGGGCTTCTGCCAAAGTCTGCTGGGCGGTGAAAATCACCTCGGCTGTTTGGGCGGCGAGATTCTTACCATCTTCAGATGATCCAGCCTGAA contains these protein-coding regions:
- a CDS encoding LLM class flavin-dependent oxidoreductase; the encoded protein is MKKKQLRLGAFLPSSGHHLASWRHPDAEAGAGLSFKHYKRLAQTAERGKFDMIFLADGVAIRDRDQTSEVLSRNGKLVHFEPLTLLSALSVVTENIGLTATVSTTYNEPFHLARKFASLDYLSNGRAGWNLVTSATEAEALNFNRENHMEHTLRYERAKEFVDVVTKLWDSWEDDAFLRDKESGVYFDPDKLHVPNHKGEHFSVRGPLNVARPIQGYPVIIQAGSSEDGKNLAAQTAEVIFTAQQTLAEAQGFYADVKGRLAQYGRSPDHLKIMPGIFPVIGRTEQEAQDKFDQIQELIDPVVGLNLLGGMIGGFDLSAYPLDGPLPELPETNGGKSRQKLLTDLAHRENLTIRQLYLWIAGARGHRQIVGTPTQIADLLEDWFVNGGADGFNIMPPWLPGGLDEFVELVIPELQRRGLFRTEYEASTLRENLGLPRPRNQFSKAPELAIASSAK